Proteins encoded together in one Camarhynchus parvulus chromosome 12, STF_HiC, whole genome shotgun sequence window:
- the CCDC51 gene encoding coiled-coil domain-containing protein 51, protein MGPMKYKSSVSSVSCGLQYHHSLMKWNPKVNLHVVRTYCPSAPKRPEAKSAVEMAMGLLHRITESGTAMGKNSLQKVSATCRNWWDRYEEFVGINEVREAQGKVTEAENVFMIARGIVREARENVEAQQIKLKEIRDRLDRVSRDDTQYLELATLEHRLLQEEKRYRAAYLNAEESEREKFSLFSAAVRESHEKERTRAEKTKNWSIIGSVLGAVIGVLGSTYVNRVRLQELKVLVLEAQKGPVNLQEAIKEQASSHYLQQKDLSDVIEDLKKVLQTTASKGGKEGALLTRETRNDSLKIDSLLMPLNEQLNYIKQVSSCLGSLQQQFNNLQESITQVLSELQSVKLAIQSRPTERVMPRPAGEGKGQAAAVRDVILELCDTERRLETQIKRSSIYSTALTCAMFAITLPVLYIILKGN, encoded by the exons ATGGGGCCTATGAAATACAAATCAAGTGTGTCCTCAGTGTCCTGTGGTCTGCAGTATCACCATTCATTGATGAAGTGGAATCCCAAAGTGAATTTACACGTGGTGAGGACTTACTGCCCATCGGCGCCCAAGAGGCCCGAAGCCAAGTCTGCAGTGGAAATGGCCATGGGTCTCCTTCATCGGATCACAGAATCAGGGACTGCTATGGGGAAAAACTCCCTCCAAAAAGTGTCTGCAACATGCAGGAATTGGTGGGACAGATACGAAGAATTTGTTGGAATCAATGAAGTTCGAGAGGCTCAGGGAAAAGTGACGGAG gcagaaaatgtctttatgATAGCTCGAGGGATAGTACGAGAGGCTCGTGAAAATGTAGAAGCCCAACAGATTAAACTGAAGGAAATTCGGGATCGCTTAGACAGGGTCTCTCGGGATGACACCCAGTATTTAGAACTGGCTACTCTGGAACACAGGTTGCTGCAG GAAGAGAAGAGGTACCGAGCTGCATATTTGAATGCAGAAGAATCTGAGAGAGAAAAgttctctctcttctctgcaGCTGTCAGGGAAAGCCATGAGAAGGAACGCACAAGagctgaaaaaacaaagaactgGTCTATTattggctctgtgctgggagctgttaTAGGTGTTCTTGGTTCCACCTATGTCAATCGAGTACGGCTGCAAGAATTGAAAGTCTTGGTGCTTGAAGCACAGAAGGGCCCGGTAAATTTACAAGAAGCCATCAAAGAACAGGCCTCCAGCCATTACTTGCAGCAGAAAGATCTCAGTGATGTCATAGAAGACCTAAAAAAGGTGCTGCAAACAACAGCATcgaagggagggaaggaaggggctTTGTTAACTAGAGAAACCAGGAATGACTCCTTAAAAATAGATTCTCTTTTAATGCCTTTAAATGAGCAGCTAAACTACATTAAACAAGTCAGTTCGTGTCTGGGGAGTTTACAACAGCAGTTTAACAATCTGCAGGAAAGCATCACACAGGTGCTGTCGGAGCTGCAGAGTGTCAAACTCGCCATCCAGTCCCGACCTACGGAAAGAGTGATGCCAAGGCCTGCAGGGGAGGGCAagggccaggctgctgctgtgagagaCGTGATTCTGGAGTTGTGTGATACCGAGCGGAGACTGGAAACGCAAATCAAGAGAAGTTCTATTTACAGCACTGCACTGACATGTGCTATGTTTGCCATTACTCTGCCTGTACTCTATATCATCCTGAAAGGGAACTGA